Proteins encoded together in one Gemmatimonadetes bacterium T265 window:
- a CDS encoding homogentisate 1,2-dioxygenase produces MPIYHTLGRVPPKRHSAMRKPDGGVYSEQLVGHEGFTGTSALLYHVHPPTTVKSVRKLRDVVYEASDDDTLKHRHFRTARLRKGGSPTLDRVPMLFNADVAMLYVEPDVQDAHFYRNAQADEVVYVAKGTGVLESQFGTLPYRDGDYVVIHRGIMHRWRPDAGVQQKFLVMESRGHVRWPKRYRNDFGQLVEGAPYSERDIRRPMDLVTHDEMGDFPVLIKQYDALSEYVLDHHPFDVVGWDGHFYPWIFNIHDFEPIVGRVHQPPPVHQTFQGDGFVICSFCPRPYDFGENAIPAPYNHSNVDSDEVLFYASEEFMSRKGIEFGSVTHHPDGIPHGPHPGRYEASIGQKWTNELAVMMDSFRPLKVAKAVLGAEDPAYHRSWIEAQHARVAPAAANGNGSHGNGLNGNDVVADDVANEARTGAASMPLTD; encoded by the coding sequence ATGCCCATCTACCACACGTTAGGCCGCGTCCCGCCGAAGCGGCACAGCGCCATGCGCAAGCCCGACGGCGGGGTCTATTCCGAGCAGCTCGTCGGGCACGAGGGGTTCACGGGCACGTCGGCGCTCCTCTACCACGTGCACCCGCCGACGACGGTGAAGAGCGTGCGCAAGCTGCGCGACGTCGTCTACGAGGCGAGCGACGACGACACGCTCAAGCACCGCCACTTCCGGACCGCGCGGTTGCGCAAGGGTGGCAGCCCGACGCTCGACCGCGTCCCGATGTTGTTCAACGCGGACGTCGCGATGCTCTACGTCGAGCCCGACGTGCAGGACGCGCACTTCTACCGCAACGCGCAGGCGGACGAGGTGGTCTACGTCGCCAAGGGCACGGGGGTGCTCGAATCGCAGTTCGGGACGCTGCCCTACCGCGACGGCGACTACGTCGTGATCCACCGCGGGATCATGCACCGCTGGCGGCCGGACGCGGGCGTGCAGCAGAAGTTCCTCGTCATGGAGAGCCGCGGGCACGTGCGCTGGCCCAAGCGCTACCGCAACGACTTCGGCCAGCTGGTCGAAGGCGCGCCCTACTCGGAGCGCGACATCCGGCGTCCCATGGACCTCGTCACCCACGACGAGATGGGCGACTTCCCGGTGCTCATCAAGCAGTACGACGCACTTTCCGAGTACGTGCTCGACCACCACCCGTTCGACGTCGTCGGCTGGGACGGGCACTTCTACCCGTGGATCTTCAACATCCACGACTTCGAGCCGATCGTCGGCCGCGTGCACCAGCCGCCGCCGGTCCACCAGACGTTCCAGGGCGACGGCTTCGTGATCTGCTCGTTCTGCCCGCGGCCGTACGACTTCGGCGAGAACGCGATCCCGGCGCCGTACAACCACAGCAACGTCGACTCCGACGAGGTGCTCTTCTACGCCTCGGAGGAGTTCATGAGTCGCAAGGGGATCGAGTTCGGGTCGGTGACGCACCACCCGGACGGGATCCCGCACGGCCCGCATCCGGGGCGGTATGAGGCGAGCATCGGGCAGAAGTGGACGAACGAGCTCGCGGTGATGATGGATTCGTTCCGGCCGCTCAAGGTCGCGAAGGCGGTGTTAGGCGCGGAGGACCCAGCGTACCACCGGAGCTGGATCGAGGCGCAGCACGCGCGCGTCGCGCCGGCCGCCGCGAACGGGAACGGCTCGCACGGGAACGGGTTGAACGGGAACGACGTCGTCGCGGACGACGTTGCCAACGAGGCGCGCACCGGCGCCGCGTCGATGCCGCTCACCGACTAA
- the hppD gene encoding 4-hydroxyphenylpyruvate dioxygenase produces MATMISPTSPASVAAPLADGSHGQPQADTFPINGTDYIEFYVGNAKQASHYYRAAFGFHLVAYRGPETGVRDRASYVLQQGKIRFVFTTPIHPRASAEAKAVAEHVYAHGDGVRDIALWVDDARDAFEKAVARGAVPVHEPRVERDEHGEVVIAAFRTYGETIHSLVERSRYSGPFLPGFRAVAPHFQPAGVGLQYVDHCVGNVELGKMNVWVEFYAHVMGFRNLLTFDDEDISTEYSSLMSKVMANGNDRIKFPINEPAGGKKKSQIDEYLDFYGGPGVQHMALATDDIVATVTALKDRGVEFLSTPTSYYEQLEARVGAIDEPLDVLAAHGILVDRDPDGYLLQIFTKPVEDRPTVFYEIIQRKGAKSFGKGNFRALFEAIEREQALRGNL; encoded by the coding sequence ATGGCCACGATGATCTCACCCACCTCGCCCGCGTCGGTGGCCGCGCCGCTCGCGGACGGGTCGCACGGCCAGCCCCAGGCCGACACGTTCCCGATCAACGGGACCGACTACATCGAGTTCTACGTCGGCAACGCGAAGCAGGCGAGCCACTACTACCGCGCGGCGTTCGGGTTCCACCTCGTCGCCTACCGCGGCCCCGAAACGGGCGTCCGCGACCGGGCGAGCTACGTGTTGCAACAGGGCAAGATCCGCTTCGTGTTCACGACGCCGATCCACCCGCGGGCGAGCGCCGAGGCGAAGGCGGTGGCCGAGCACGTGTACGCGCACGGCGACGGGGTGCGCGACATCGCGCTCTGGGTGGACGACGCGCGCGACGCGTTCGAAAAGGCGGTGGCGCGGGGCGCGGTGCCGGTGCACGAGCCCCGGGTCGAGCGCGACGAACACGGCGAGGTCGTGATCGCGGCGTTCCGGACGTACGGCGAGACGATCCACTCGCTCGTGGAGCGGTCGCGCTACAGCGGCCCGTTCCTCCCGGGCTTCCGCGCCGTCGCGCCGCACTTCCAGCCCGCGGGCGTCGGGCTCCAGTACGTCGACCACTGCGTCGGGAACGTCGAACTCGGCAAGATGAACGTGTGGGTCGAGTTCTACGCGCACGTGATGGGCTTCCGCAACCTGCTCACCTTCGACGACGAGGACATCTCGACGGAGTACTCGTCGCTCATGTCGAAGGTGATGGCGAACGGGAACGACCGGATCAAGTTCCCGATCAACGAGCCGGCCGGCGGCAAGAAGAAGTCGCAGATCGACGAGTACCTCGACTTCTACGGCGGCCCGGGCGTGCAGCACATGGCGCTCGCGACGGACGATATCGTGGCGACCGTGACGGCGCTCAAGGACCGCGGCGTCGAGTTCCTCAGCACGCCGACGAGCTATTACGAGCAGCTCGAGGCGCGCGTCGGCGCGATCGACGAGCCGCTCGACGTGCTCGCCGCGCACGGGATCCTCGTCGACCGCGACCCGGACGGGTACCTGCTGCAGATCTTCACCAAGCCCGTCGAGGACCGGCCGACGGTGTTCTACGAGATCATCCAGCGCAAGGGCGCGAAGAGCTTCGGGAAGGGGAACTTCCGCGCGCTGTTCGAGGCGATCGAGCGGGAACAGGCGCTGCGGGGCAACCTCTAA
- the dapL_2 gene encoding LL-diaminopimelate aminotransferase, which produces MPRTADRFRTLPTYPMAHVPVRKRELLAAGRDVIDLGPGDADLAPPPAAVDALRAALEHPAMHRYGFGLGHVPFREAIARWMRRRFGLTFDPVTEVCPLLGSKEGIVHFCGAFLQRGDVAVVPEPGYLAYLGGTLLNEAEVYAYPIRPRTNFLVELDELPDDVLRRTKLVFVNYPNNPTAAVAPRDYLERTVRLCRERDILVVYDNAYSEIAFDGYVPPSIFEIPGARDVAVEFHSLSKTYNMTGWRQGWAVGNADLIGALAKVKSFIDTGSFLPIQVAGVAALESWAEFVPRNVATFQERRDAGVAAFRAAGFACETPKAAMYLWLEVPDGIPSREFTDRLMDEEALITIAGSSFGAGGEGFFRASLIVPPERLRDAAARAARVLAAMRAERAALPAAA; this is translated from the coding sequence ATGCCCCGCACGGCCGACCGCTTCCGCACGCTCCCCACGTACCCGATGGCGCACGTGCCCGTGCGCAAGCGCGAGCTGCTCGCGGCCGGCCGCGACGTGATCGACCTCGGCCCCGGCGACGCCGACCTCGCGCCGCCGCCGGCCGCGGTCGACGCCCTGCGCGCGGCGCTCGAGCACCCGGCGATGCACCGCTACGGCTTCGGGCTCGGCCACGTGCCGTTCCGCGAGGCGATCGCGCGGTGGATGCGGCGGCGCTTCGGCCTCACGTTCGACCCGGTGACAGAAGTCTGCCCGCTGCTCGGCTCGAAGGAAGGCATCGTGCACTTCTGCGGCGCGTTCCTGCAGCGCGGCGACGTCGCGGTCGTCCCGGAGCCCGGCTACCTCGCCTACCTCGGCGGGACGCTGCTGAACGAGGCCGAGGTGTACGCGTACCCGATCCGGCCGCGCACCAACTTCCTCGTCGAGCTCGACGAGCTGCCCGACGACGTGCTGCGCCGCACGAAGCTCGTCTTCGTCAACTACCCGAACAACCCGACCGCGGCCGTCGCCCCGCGCGACTACCTCGAGCGCACGGTCCGGCTCTGCCGCGAGCGCGACATCCTCGTCGTCTACGACAACGCGTATTCGGAGATCGCGTTCGACGGCTACGTCCCGCCGAGCATCTTCGAGATCCCCGGTGCGCGCGACGTCGCGGTCGAGTTCCACTCGCTGAGCAAGACGTACAACATGACGGGGTGGCGCCAGGGGTGGGCGGTCGGGAACGCGGACCTGATCGGCGCGCTCGCGAAGGTGAAGTCGTTCATCGACACCGGCTCGTTCCTGCCGATCCAGGTCGCCGGCGTCGCCGCGCTCGAGAGTTGGGCCGAGTTCGTGCCGCGGAACGTCGCCACATTCCAGGAGCGGCGAGACGCGGGCGTCGCGGCGTTCCGCGCGGCCGGGTTCGCGTGCGAGACGCCGAAGGCCGCGATGTACCTGTGGCTCGAGGTCCCCGACGGCATCCCGAGCCGCGAGTTCACCGACCGCTTGATGGACGAAGAGGCGCTGATCACGATCGCGGGGTCGAGCTTCGGCGCGGGCGGCGAGGGTTTCTTCCGCGCGTCGCTCATCGTCCCGCCCGAGCGGCTGCGCGACGCCGCCGCGCGCGCCGCGCGCGTGCTCGCGGCGATGCGCGCCGAGCGCGCGGCGCTCCCGGCCGCCGCCTAA